The nucleotide window TAAACTAATGTGATTGATGTAACCAGCAACGGCTACAAAAGAGAAGAAACGAAGTAGAACGAAGTCGTTCAAAATACAAGAAACGACAGCGTACAAGCAGAAATAATCAAATGAAGTAAAACGGTGTGTTTCTCTAACATTCcccaaaaattaaaatcttCTCTTGGTGCTTTTGTCATAACAGTCTAGCCACTCGTGCTAATCTGAGCCATAGAGGAATCCTGATTAATTCTAGTTGTTGTCCTTTGTGTGGATCTCATTCCAAAACTATTATTCACCTTTTCCATACTTGTGCCTGGACCACACGTCTGTTGAGGGTAGTTGGTTTGGATACTCGTTTGTAGATGTTATCGACGAGAAGTTTTGAGGAGTGGATCCCAAGAGTTTTCTCTAATATCTCTAAATCTGAACAACATTGTTTGCTTTTGCATACAACATATGGCTAGCTTGCAATCAAATGATCTATGAAGATTCTCCCCCGACCAAGAAGCTATCATCCTCAGATCCAAAGAAGTGTTGAATTACTCCATTGGAGCTAACTACCACTTTCAATCTATCACTAGAAGAATCTACACCAAATTGGGTGGCAGGCTTCCAATATTAATTCTTTCAAGGTTAATGTTGGTGCCTCTTAGATTTCAGCTAGATTTGGAGTTATTATTAGAGATCATATCGGGAAAGTTATCTTGTTAGCCTACAAGCCAATTCATGGTGCGAGTTGCAGTGTTCGAGCAGAAGCCTTGGCATTTCATTTTGGAGTTCGGTTAGCCATTTTCTTGGGCTTACCATGTTTTATTCTGGAGGGTGATGCTCTCACAATTGTTCAAGTTATTCAGCAAAACACAGTTTGCCTAGCCCCTCATGGCATGGTCCAAAAAGAAACATTGTATTaaacattgttttattttaattaaattaaacattGTTTTTATTACACATTATATTAAACATTGTATTAAACATTATATTAAAcattatctaatgaaacattatattaaacattgttttattttgattaaattaaacatttttttattttaatcaaaattatATTCAAATAGTGATAATGTGATAAAGATAATAGCTAAAAATATGATCTAGGAGTAAAAGTTCAAATACAATAAGTATCGTTATTCATTTAAATGAGtaaaaacaattatttattttttatatttaatgtCAGCAAAACAATCAACAAGTTCTATTATATTCACAggagaaaaaatattttttattaaaaaattgagCATAATCTAAAATTACTATTTGAGATATCATTCacttgatattttgatttgctaCCGAACTATCGCAGATCATACGACCTTCTTGAATCGATTTAGCATAAAAACCAACTTCATATTTCGGGGATGGATTATTTCTTTGCCTGCAAATTCTTTTCAATAATCATAAAGTTTTTTGTCATTCAATGATACAacgataaaaataaattatagctTAACAAACATGTACTTTCACCTTCATAAGAAGTTCTCAAATATTTTCTTGAGGGGTATTTACTCATCTTGATCAAGCAAAGATAGATTCTAAGAAGTGTTgaaattgatcaataaaattggacTCTAGTTAGATTAGAATTAGTAATTCGAGTTTGTCTAggattaggttttgtacaagCTTATAAATAGTAGACTTGTTTTCTAGGGTTGTAAcctaatttatattattgtttctcTGGGTTTTGAGAGGCGGTTGAGAGAAAGCAAATAGTGATAACTTTGTAGTGTATCTCTTGGAGGTTCAATTAGATTCAAGGTTGTAGAGATTCAAGATGTAGAGTGTTAGAGATATAGGCTAGATCGGGGCTTATGATAATCTCTTGGACTCTTGAGTATTCTTGggtttcttggtgagagaaaatcATTGGTGTGTGGTTGTACAAATTTTTTGCATAGTGAAGTTTTCTCTTAGTTGTCTTGTGACAACGACCGTGATTTTTTCTCCGATTTTGGAGTTTTCtacgtaaatcttgtgtttgttgATTGTGTTATCTTAAGTTCAATTTCTCTGTTGGTCTGTTGATAGTTCTAAAGGAAGGATCCTAGAGGGGTAATTCCCCAACAATTGGTGTCGGAGCTTAAGGATTCAGTTTCTTGGGCGGTTGAAGATTTCCTTAAGGTAGAATTGTCAGGTGTCGACATCGAGAAGTTTGATGGGAGATGGATCAATTTTGGGTTTGTGGCAAGTGCAAATCAAGGTTGTAGAAATTCAATCTAGGTtattgattggacctctaaattgaggttAATTTGAGATCTAATTGTACCGGTGGTTCAACCAAAATGTGAGAGACATTGTAGACGTAATACCCTATTCGGAAAAATGAAcatgaatcaaaataaaaataattaagaatgtaaacaaaaaaaaaattaatgaaattaagGAGTTAAATTGTTGAAGTTTCGGTTCTGCAATGGTAAGAATCGAACTTAACGAATCCAGAATTGGATAAAAACCTAATAGAAATTTGAATGGCAAAATCGTAAATAAGCTGATGGTAATTCTGTGAATAAAACATTCAGTGGAATATTGGTAAATTGATGATTGGTAATTTTGTAAATATGACTATTGATAGGGGTATTTGCAAAACTTCATAATTGGGTgacatttttgaaattaaagcatggttattttgaaaatttcttaaAAGGGTGGGGGCAAAGATGGTAGTTTACtgtatttagaaaaattaataaaaagacATGAAGAATGGAAAATTGCAAAAAGAACCcaaactcttcttcttcctctcaagTGCAAACCCAACCACCAAACTTTGCCGTCCGATCACCGTTTCAGATGGCCGACCTACCAAAGAGCTTCTCCCAACCCccacgagcataacccaactaaCCTCACCTCAAACCGTCACCCGTAGCCACCGGAATCATGCTTGGAAGCCCGCGGCCACCGTGAAGAAAAAGCTCCGATCTGGCCAACTCCGGCCATGGTTCAGCATGCCGTTACCACCATTCATCTCACCGGACTGAGGAGCAGCTAGCCCAACCAATTTTTGACCAAAACAGCCCTCGAATGTCGGAGATCCAACTTTGACCTGAAATGGGTCATTTTGACCCGATCTTGACCCGGCTCAAATTCCACTTTTCGGCGACCCTGAAGCTCTAATCTGACTAGTTTCGATGCTCTGAACACGTTGGTGAAGTTTTTGGATCCATACGGATAGCGTTGGAGCATCTTCGCAATTACGTAGTAAATATTCGTATACATAGGGCATACGTGCAGGTATAATTACTAAGCTAGAGTAtaatttttgattaatttggttATGAGTATGATAAATAGATTAGTGGTAGACTATGATTAGTGGACTCGTGTATTTGGCGGGGGACGAGTGTGAGGGGTATTGGATAGTCTTGCGTATAAACCGAATAAAGTAGAAAATACTTAGAAGTCGAACTAGTTTGAACTGGATGATTGAATATCGGATCATTATGTTAAATAATAAGTATTCTAAATAATATTTAGATGATATATGTTTTATATAGACACGTACTAATTGGATAGGCTAGccaagggtattttggtaatttAAATCGTGAATGCTTATTAACCAGTATTATACTGGCATATTGGAATAGGTGATTGAGGAGATTGGACTTGATACTGTAGAAGGTTAATTATTTGATGCACTgctatcgaggtagggatttctcgcccttttattttgaaacactttcaagccaccgaattgcttgaatggtaagctTTGGTTTCCGCCTCGATCCTTTCCGaggggaaacaaaccttgcatgcttaccattgtttTCTTTGTATTAATGCCAGTGACAATGTTATTGGTGAATATTCATAACCCTcgaaatgcttggtcataaatcaaGCATTGTGTGATttttcatgcatcatgatatacgaatgtttctgtatatatatgttgcacgaatgacatgaattttaagaacttacattagatgcatggtgggtcTCGAGGATGGTCCCAGGCTCACATTAGGTGTAGGATGTTATTTGgacacgtgcgtggatgatggataggagccttgtgatggtcctagtccataggattcccgtagcggtatttattactgcacaCTGGCTAGTATTTGATGCCaggccaggcgtggcaggtTGAGATATCACTGTGGAGCCAACAGTGAGTGGTTGTGACGACATacgtgccaaccttctctctagcagTTTGAGATTGACGTTGATGGATGATTGATTTCGTTTCTTGGTATTGTTtagatgctagagagagaggtagcgcGGGTGGATTCTCACCGGCTTATTGTCGTAGGACGAGAATCTGATCCGtcggcttgggtgtcattgcAGGCGGAtgtggaggttcggttgggttgattgGGTGCATTAGTTTTGCATTACATATTATTGCATCGATTACACATTGTTACTTTTTCAGccttattattttttacttgtGCTCTTCTGTTTCGttcctactgagccttctgctcaccctatctatttTTCTCCTCACAGGCGGGATAGGATCTAATGCACAGGCTGTGGAGTGGGAtgcgtgacggaggtggcctggactcTTGCGTGTTCCTTTGTGTTTATGTGGTACATGTGTGTGGTTATATATATTTGGATGTATATGTATGACTTGTTGTTTGCATGTCACAGTTGTGGGAGTAGGTTGTTGAACTTGAAGttatgtttatgttttggaTGAGGATTGTATTTGGTTAGCCGGGAGTGAGGTCCCATGACTACTGTGTGactgatgacgatgatgatttgtgtttgatggtggacccTGAGGGTCGGTTGACTTGGATGGTATTAGAagtgttttctttgtttgggtACTGTTTACGGTTGGGTTCcacaatttatggggagatgctgtccAAATTTTTAGTTAAACCAAAAATGGTTTGTAACGTAGCACGTGAGATACACGTCTTGTTGTCATTGTCTTTTTCCTTCACGCTCCGCTGATCGGCCTGACAGTAGACGTACTTCTTTAATTTGGATACATGAAACACATCATGTAACACTGACAACTTCGGGGGCAATGTCAATCGATATGCAACTGAATCGATTCTCTCGAGACTCTCAAATGGTCCAATATATCTTGGGCTcagcttctttcttttgttatccctcataattttttttccagggtgatattttcaaaaaaacatGATCACCCTTCTGAAATTCCAAATCACGTTCCCGATGACTTCTCACGTGTTTATGGCAGTCTCGAGCAGCTTGCAAATTTTCTTTCACCATTTTAATCTTATCAACCGTCCATTCCATCACTTCCTTGCTTGCTAATAGTCGATCGCCTTCCTCGTCCCAACATACAGGCGTATGGCACTTCTTACCATACAAAGCTTCAAATGGTGCCATTCCAATACTTGAGTGATAATTGTTGTCATAGTCGAACTCTACCAACCGAATGTATTCTATCATGAAATCCATCGTGATGTCGTCCCATTTTCACTTGGGAATATGAAGATGAGTCAAAAGAGCACTAGGACTTCTATGCTTGGCCTTTACTTGCTAACAGGTTAAACCCTTTGACACATATTATGCTATCTCTCTACTCATAGCTGGCCAAAAGTAATGAGGGCTTAAAGTTCGATACATCTTGGTCGCTCCAGGATGCTTCGAATATGGAGGCAAATGTGCCTCATCCATAATCTTCTTCCATAAATCTTTATTCCTTGGTACCATCAATCTCTCACCAAGTCTTAGTGATCCGTCTTCAACTATACGATAGATTTTATTTTCTCCATTCTTTATAGCTTCATACCATCTCCCGTATCTAGTATCATTCAACTGTTTCGCCTTGATCTCATCATCCAATTTTGGTCGAGTAGTAAAATGAGCCATTACTATCCCACCCTCAGTTTCACCTTCAATCTAAATCCCTATCTTCAATAGTTCTATTTCAGGTTTAGTACTCGTCACTCCatatcttttctttcttggttcTAACTCTGACTTCATGCTCAAAGCGTCGGCCACTACATTGGACTTTTTAAGGTGATACTCAATAGTAAAATCATAACCCTTCAACAGTTCCAGCCCACCTACGTTGCCTCAAATTCAGctcctttttatccaataaatacTTCAAACTTTTATGATCGGTGAAAACTCGAAATCAAACACCATAAAGGTAATGCCTCCAAATCTTCAAATACTACCGCAACCAATTCTAGGTCATGAGTCGGGTAATTTCCTTCATGTTTCTTCAATTTTCGTGAGGCATACACCACCACCTTCCCATTTTGCATCAGCACACACCCTAATTCTCTCTTCTAGGCGTCACTATACACATCATAATCCTCTTGTTCATTTGGAAGTATCAAAACTGGTGCGTGAGTCAATATCCTTTTTAGCTCGTGAGAGCTTTCTTCGCAATCGGCATTCCATGCGTATTTAATTCCCTTTCTCAACAACTTAGTTATTGGGGATTtgataattgaaaaattatccacgAACCTCCGATACCACAAATGTAACCTCCGATACTTTGGCTCCTCTCAGTTGGTCAAACAGATCATCAATTTGGGGTGGAGAGTATTTGTTCCTAATAGTCACCTTAATTATATGTCGATATTCTATACACAACCTTATTGTATCATCATTCTTCTTCATGAATAGAACTAGGACTCCCCATGGTGACACATCTAGCACACGAATCCCTTGTCTAGCAATTATTGTAGTTGTGTCTTCAGTTCTTTTAACTCCGCTGAAGCCATTCAATATGGAGGTATTGATATGGTCTTAGTTCTAGGTTGCAAATCTACGGAAAAATTTATCTCTCGAATGGGGTAAACTTGGTAATTTCTCTGAAAATACATCCACATAATCTTGCACTATTGGTACATTttccattttgaaaattttctatcTTTTTATTATGATGTATGCTAGGCATGCTGGGTATCCCTTCTTGATCATTTTCCTAGCTACACAAGTTTTAATCATACTCTTAGGTAATATCTTTCTATCACCTGTAAATTTGATCAATTCCCTTTCACTAATTAATATATGCACCTCCTTAGTTTTATAATTCATTCTTGCTTGGTTTCTCTCTAGCCAATCCATGCCTAAAATTACTTCAAAATCGGGTATCTAGGCAGGAATAAGATCAACTGCGAGTATGGTTTCTCCCACCCATAACTCACAACTTTTGTATACCTTAGTGGAATTCACCAACTTCCCAAAAGCCTATATTACCTTAGCTTTTTATCTAACCATCCCAATTCACGATAATTTTCTAAGGGAAAATTTTCGTTTATGAATGAATGTGTAGCTCCAGAATCTATCAAGACTATAATAGAGACATTAAATAACTTCATGGTAAATGTGATGAGGTTTTCAAAGTCTTGTGACTCATCCCTGGTCACCGTAAAGATCCTGGTTCCGTTGCTCTGAGCGTCAGCATTCTTCTGCCTTTCTAGAAACAAGCTCCATCACCTATAAGCATCTCCTCGTGAGAGAAAGGTAGCGTATTCAAGTTTCTTTGTGTCGTCGCATTTCAGCATCTCTACCGCCCTTTCTACGCTCCTTAACCATGACACAGCTTCACTTGGAAGCTTTGATCCATGAAATTGGGTTACCCCTAACTTCAGGTACCTTTCATATGATTgctcttttgttttgtcttcttCGTTTGTTTTTCCCAAAGCTTGTATGACCGCATTTAACAATCCAAGTATTTTCTCCCCTTGTTCACTTAAGATCTTCTTTAACTCCTAGATTCTACCCTCTTCTCCAacattattttcattctcaGAGTTATCAGGATCCTTTTCTTCGAGTAGTCAGTCAATTTTTTTCACTTAGTCCTCGTCGTTCTCCATAGAACCTCGGTAAGAACCTTCGTCACTTGGAAGGTTAGCGAATTCTTCGATATCCTCTATTTGATGATGTAAATCATCATTTTTATGATTCATCTGCACACTTGGATTTTCTTGTTTGTCTTGAGTTTGCTCAAGCTGATTGCTTTCATTGGTCTCCTCGTTCGACGAATacgaatttcttcttcttcttggtctTCTTGAAgcccttcttcaaaaataactttGTTCTTCAGTTGGCCTGATTTATACGTAGTAAACTAATGCCGCGACTTAATCCCATATGATTTCGGCTACTCCGATTTATCTGCTCGGTAGTGTtaaagttatatatatgttgatgcAAAAAATGACAATGATGAATCATACTTTGAGTTGAGCAAATGAACACCATAGCTATAGAATTGAGAATGAGTGATAAAGTAAACAACAcaagaatttacgtggttcaaCGAGAATGCCTAGGTCCACAGGATAGAGTAATGttatttcttgttcttcttttgttAAGTAATGCACTATATATAACTTGCTAAGTACAACTGACTACCCTGGTTCCCTCCCCGTACCACATAATTGCTCCACGATCTACTGATAGAGTTGAAATTTGAACTTGAGGGAATAGTGGGATTGTGACAGTTTAAATGGTCATGGACTGTGGGGTCACTCCTCTGACCAAGTCATACATCACGTGTGTGAGGGTGATGCCACTCCCCAGTTGTGAGAGGAGGTACACACATTGTTTACCAAGATGCCCACCCGTCACACCACATGGCTTGCCAGCTGTACGATGCCTTTTTACCATCCGAAATTGCCCCTagcctttttcttcttttttaagaaaaagaagaattaaGGCTAATCGGTTGACTTGCTTCTTCTCCTGTGGTGATTGTCTTTGACTTCCAGTTAAACTAGGACTTCTTTCCTTATAAGTATTGTTGACTCTCTTCTTGTCAAACATACGACATACGAccaagctttcttttctttcagaaAGGTTCATCGAATCCAGGtactttttccttcttcctttttctttgagaAACCCCTGCTTTATGAAGAAAACCCCCCGCCCCTTCTTGGGCTGGGTTCTCGATTTCTTCAGGCAGGCATAACCCTTTCGCTTGGGAAGGGCGCTGTCTTGCCCTTGTTCCCGCCTCCTTCTCGACGGGAGCTGGGCTCCTGCCTCTATTGTGCGGGAGGTGTTAGGTGGGAGCAGCTCTCCCGCCCCATCCTGAGCGGGAGCCTGCTCTCCCGCCCGCTCAGCTATAATGGGAAGATACAAGCAGCTCTTGTCCACTTCCGATAAGATAAATTCTTTTTGTGAGAACTACGAAATTTTTCCTTCGTTCAAGGTGTTGGACCTTTCCAGCGTCAAGAACGACGAGTCGTCTTAGTACATTAGGGTTCCTGTGATGATTGTGACCGAGCGTGGGATCCGCTTCCCATTACAGCCTCTTGTTCGTGACTTCTTTGTCTTTAGCAGGCTTAACCCTTCTTGCCTATGCCAAAATGCTTATAGGATTCTGAGAGCTGTGATGAGATTGAATCAACTGTTGGATACAGAGCTTTCCCTTGCTGACCTCTTCAGTTGCTATGCCCTTGTAAAGACGCCAACCAGTGACAGTTATTATCTTGTAGGGAGATATCCGTATAGCTTGATTCATTGCCTTCCATCCTCGATCAGAGATTTAGACTACATGCTGGTGTCTGGAGATTAGAGCTTTATCAATTGCCAAGATAAGCTCATTAGTAAGAGCAACAATTTTCTTACTCAATGCTTGCTTCGTTTGATTTTCTTTACTTTGAGATTCCTCTTTTTTCCACTCTTCAGGCATCCCCTCCCCTAATAGTCTTACTGAAAAGGTGCGCACTATCTTTGTGAAGGATAACGATGCCTCCTTTATAAAGAGCTCCACTGCGGGAAAATTTTGGAGGTCTGCGTCGGTGCTTCTTGGTCAGCGACCTTCCTACCGTACTTACAAGTCTCTTCCTCCGAAATTGACTGTTAAGCATGCAAGAGAATTTTTCGACAACTTCAGATTTCCTGAGCCTGTGCCTCCTATCAGTGACGAGTCTTCAGCAGATGATAATGATGTTGGTGTGGAGATAAGTGAGGAGAATGCTTCTGAGCAGAACGCCTCCTCATCATCTGAAGACAATATGGGTAGGTTTTATCTTTTGCACACACTATTGCTCTTTATGTTTCTTTAtcctttattttggtgtgctgtGGGTGTAGGTGTCGAGCTACGCATGAAGGCGCGTTCTGACTGCCTTGTTGCACATGCCTCCAGTGGCGTGAGGGTGTTATTCGGGGATCACAAGCGCAACTCTTATGAGCTCCGTCCCAGTCTTCCTGTTGCAGGAAACAGCGTACCTACGACGCCTCACCCTTCGATCTGTGCTACGGATACTCCTGGGGTGCTAGACATTTGAAGGCGTGAGTTTGACTCCACGGGATCTTTGACTTCCCTTCAGCTACTGGTGTATTGACTGCTCCAGGTCCCTCACAACCCTTGTAAGCCTTCGCGTCTTTCTACCCTTTGGTATCTTTATCCCAACCAGATGTTGTCAGCAGGAGCTCTCCCATCTTAACCAATGTGTTACAGCTTCCCTCTCATGGGAATGGCACAACTAGGGTGCCGCCATCACCTAAGTGCATAGAAGTGGCCATAAACAATCCTGAGGGGGCTGATTCTCAACTACGATCATCAATCACTCCTTGCGACATGGATTGGTTCAAAAAGATTCCAGCTAAATCGTCAGAAGTTGTGGCTCTTTGGATGGCGTATGGGGTATGTCTCGTAACCCCTTTATGGTGCTTCTCCTAAGTGTCTCCATCTtctaattctttcttttttctcttgtttCAGGGGGCCCCGTTCCGCTCGCAACTCCTTGGCGAGCATAATGTTGAGATTAGAGGCTTGAAGTGCAAGCTAAGAGACTTTGACTCCCTTATTGCAGAGCTAAAGAAACAAGCAATGAGTGCGGATGGAAGCAAAAAAGAACTACCTGAAATTAAGCAGGAGCTGAACAAAGCTCTTGACTCACTATCTCAAGATGTAGCTAAAGtcaaggaagaaaaagaggcAGCTGTGAGGGCTCGTGAGCaagaattttttgatttttattcgAAGAAGTTGGAGTCAGATGCCAATTTCTTCTGTAGACTTGGGAGGGGCAACACACTTAAGTCTTATGGAGAGCCTATATCATCCACGATGTGGTCAGCAAGTGTCGTCCCCTGGCCCTATTCTGATGTTCCCTTCCCAGATCTTATGGAACTTTTCTCCAAGGATGGGCTCCCCCCATCGCAATGACAGGTGAACAACTAAACAATGGTGTGGGAGACTCTTCTGCTGCTACTTGAGTTAGTAGcttattttaagattttttttttgattaacgCTTGTAGTTAACCTCTTTAGCGTTTGTTGTTAGCCTCTTTGGCTTTTTCTTAGTTAGCCTCTTTGGCTTTTTCTTAATTAGTATCTTCGACTATATCTTAGTTAGCCTCCTCGGCGTTTAATTTCTTTGCAATTGGCCTCTTCGGCTCCTTTGTTAACTAGTCTCTTTAACTGAGTCATTTTTTAATAACCAACCCCTgtgattattttttcttttggtctTTTTGACCTCATCAATCGCACAATCATATAGAAAATCAATATAGAAAATTATTAACAACAGGAAAGACTTTATTCCTTTATTCATATGGCAAAAAGATTTTGGGAAACGTACCAAAGCGCCTTATGGGCTCAAATGAGAAAgagcaacaaaataaaaaaagcagTTAAACATAAAACTTCTTCAGGTTGGAGACATTCCAAGGGCTACAAACTTTCTTGCCATCCAGCCTTTCCAGTTCATAAGCTCCATGCCCGACTTGGTTCGTCACCTTGTACAGGCCCTCCCAGTTTTCCCCCAGCTTGCC belongs to Tripterygium wilfordii isolate XIE 37 chromosome 2, ASM1340144v1, whole genome shotgun sequence and includes:
- the LOC120005394 gene encoding uncharacterized protein LOC120005394, which codes for MDWFKKIPAKSSEVVALWMAYGGAPFRSQLLGEHNVEIRGLKCKLRDFDSLIAELKKQAMSADGSKKELPEIKQELNKALDSLSQDVAKVKEEKEAAVRAREQEFFDFYSKKLESDANFFCRLGRGNTLKSYGEPISSTMWSASVVPWPYSDVPFPDLMELFSKDGLPPSQ